The genomic window AGTTATTTTATTTATATGTGTATATTTTACCATATCAATCAATAATGTAATATGCCTTCAACTCTATTTATAAGAAAAGAAAAAAGAAGCTTATTCAGCCTCTTTTTTTTCTAAGTTATTCACAATATTTGCCAATACACCATTGACGAATTTCCTTGATTTTTCATCATTATAAAGCTTTGTTATTTCAAGAGCTTCGTTTAAAGCAACTTTTGCTGGAACATCTGGAACATAAAGCATTTCAAAAATAGCAATTCTCATGATTACTACATCTGTTTTTGCAAGTCTTTCCATTGACCAGTTTTCAAGATATTTTTGAACCTCTTCATCAATAATTAGTTGATTTTTGATAACTCCTTTAACAAGTAAGTCTAAATACTCGGGCACCAAGACTGTTTCAACTTCATCTGCTAAATCATTTGAGCTTATTAAGGCTTGTTGCATAGCTATCTCTGGCGCAAGATCTTGATTAGCGGATAATTGAAATAGAGATTGTAATGCTTTCTCTCTAATTTCACGTCTGGTTAAACTCACTCTACTTCACCGTCTTCATTATCAAAACTAAATAAATCTTTTAATTCAGCTTTTTCTGGTACAATCCCTACTACGTGAATATTAACTTCTTTTAACTCAATATCTGTCATTTGAATTAACTGTTCGCGGACTTTCTTTTGTAGCTCTAAAGCTATTTTCGGTACAGAAACGCCATAATTCAAGTAACAATATACATCTACTTTTAAACCTTCTTCATCAGAAGTTAGATGAACACCTTTTTTATGGTCTACTCTTCCAAATAACTCAGAAACACCTGAACTTAATTTCCCACGCATAGCATGAACACCTGATACTTTACTTGCAGCAATACCTGAAATGATTTCAATTACTTCTGGTGCTACTTCAATTTCACCTAAAGCTTCTTTTGTTTTATTTACTACAAAACTAGATTCTTCAGCCATTTTCAAGACCTCCTATTGTATTTATTTTAGATTTTATGCACGAGAAACGTATGATCCATCTTGTGTATTAACATTAACCATATCATCAACGTTTACAAAGAAAGGAACGTTAACATTTGTTCCTGTTTCTAACTTCGCTGTTTTAGTTCCACCTGAAGATGTATCTCCACGGATTCCTGGCTCTGTTTCAGCAATTCTTAATGTGACGGTATTTGGTAACTCTACACCTAATATTTCAGCATTAAACATCATGATATGAACTTCCATATTCTCTTTTAAATATTTCAACTCTTCTTTTATAGCCTCTTCTGGCAACTCAATTTGTTCGTAGTTTTCAGAATCCATGAAAACATATACATCGCCACTCTCGTATAAAAACTGCATTTTACGGTTGTCGATTTGAGCTCTTCCAACTTTTTCTCCAGCACGGAATGTTTTTTCTTGAACATTCCCATTTCTTAAATTTCTTAACTTAGAACGAACGAAGGCTGCGCCTTTACCAGGTTTTACGTGTTGAAAATCGATTACTTTCCAAAGCCCACCGTCAAATTCAATTGTTAAACCCGTTTTAAAATCATTTACAGACATCATTATTTTTTCCCCCTAGAATCGTTCCTATTTTCTGCTTTAGTGTATCATTTTTACAACCATCTACCTAATAAATTATAGCCTTTTTCTAGTTTTATAAAATAATAAGTTCTTTTGGTGAATGGACAATAACTTCATTGCCAGAACTAGTAATAACTAGATCGTCTTCAATACGAACTCCACCAATGCCTGGCAAATAAATTCCTGGTTCGTTCGTAATAACATTTCCTTCAACAAACTTTTTTGTTGCCAATTTAGAAACATTTGGTCCTTCGTGTATCTCTAGACCAATACCGTGTCCTGTTGAGTGGCCAAATGCTTCCCCGTACCCATAACTAGCAATATGATCACGTGCAATGGCATCTAGTTCGGAACCTGATATTCCTGGTTTAGCCACATCAATGACTTTTAACTGTGCCTCTAATGTTATCGCATAAATTTCTTTTAGTTTTGCGTCAGGTTCCCCAATCGCAATTGTACGGGTCATATCTGAAACATATCCTTTGTAATAACAACCAAAATCAATCGTCACAAAATCACCAGTTTCGATTAGTTTTTGACTCGCCACTCCGTGAGGCATTGCTGAACGAATTCCACTAGCTACAATCGTTTCAAATGAAACACCTGTTGCACCTAAACTACGCATATGAAAGTCTAATAAATTTGCTACTTCAATTTCTGTCATTCCCGGTTTAATAATCCCTAAAATATAGCTAAAAGCTACATCTGAAATCGAACAGGCCTTTTTAATGATTTTAATCTCTGAAGAATCCTTAACTTCTCTCAACTCTTCAATTAAATTTGAAACAGGAATTAGTTCGCTTGAAATAATTTGTTCTAAAAGTTCAAATGTGCTAAAGCTGACGTAATCTTGTTCAAATCCCATTCTGCTAATCTTATCTTTTTTTACTAACCGGGCAACCTCATCATAGACTGGCCCACTATTCTTCACAATTTCAAAACCAATTGCTTGAGATGCAGCCTGTTCGGTATACCTAAAATCTGTCACAAAGTAAGCTTTTTCTAATGTGATTAAACTCAATCCTGTTGTTCCAGTGAAGTTAGATACGTAACGCAAATTATAAGAACTAGTTATTAATAAAGCTTCTATATTTCTTTTTTTCATACTTTCTCTTATCTTATTTAAACGTGACATTTGTTTCACTCCTTGTCTTTTAGTTCCACACTGTCTCAACTAGTTTAAATAGCTGAACATAATCCATTCTATTATATCAAATTTTAGGGTAAAAAGAAATAACCCTTTATTTTGTCAACTAGACAAGTTTTATTTCAAAAAAATCCGTTTATTTATCTAGCTTGATGACTTTATCCGATTTAGTTAAAGTAGTTAACTTAAAATACTGCTACGATAAAAATGGTGACTAAAGTAATAAGACTAAACACTTTATAGGCAATATTAGAAATAAAAATTAGTTAAAAATAGTATAGGTATGGGTAGGAATAAACTTACCTTCATCCACTTAATGCTTGTTATTTCAATCCTTTCGCCATCATTTACATCTAGTTCATTGCTTTTTGCTCCTCCAGGTTGTGATACGCTTAACTTTACTCTATCGTTTGGGATTCCAAGCCTTATTTCTTTGCTTTCGATAACTTTCGCGACCTTTTCCCCGTCTATTTTATACTAATTTTCGAATTCCTACCAATCAAACCTGTATGTATTAAAATTGTTATTGCCACCTCTTCACTCCTTTTCATAAACTAGAAACAACTCTAATCTCAGAATTACTAAATCTAACTACTGACTTTAAGTTTAGCTATTATTCAAACTGTATACAAAAAAAGTTCAATAATCATTAGGTAAAATAATGACGACCAAACTTTTTTAATGGATTTAAGTTTTACCTACCTCATAGTCTAGATAAGTAGGTTTACCATAATAATACATAGGTTAGTTCCTATTTACTCTTCAATAATTCATAACTTTTTTCGGTTTCACTCTTTTCTATTTCTTTTTTTTCATCAGTTTTTCCGTTAAATTCTTTATCGTTAAGAAAAGATACATTAACCTTTATTGAATTAGTTGGATTATTTTTAGTTGTTCCAATAAAGATATACGACTCTTCTTTTTCTTTGTACACTTCCACTTTCCCATCCTCAAAATTAAAAACAGCTTTTTTAAAAGTTGATGATTCTGCTAATTTCCTTTGAACTTCAACTTTTGATAATGCAATCATCGTATGAATTAAATAGTAGTTTTCAGTTAGTATCATTTGCTGCATTTGATTTTTGTAGATACGAGCTGTTCCAATCATAACTGTAGCAATCAAAAATACAAAGATAACTACTGAAGGTAAGATGGTTCCTTTTTGATTCATTTTTCTAGCTCCTCAACTGGTTGAGTTATTTTCAATTGCGCTTTATAACTTTCTTTATTCGAGAATAAAACTTCTATAACTAAAAAATTACCCTTCTTTGAAAATGTCACTTTACTGACTTTCATTAATAGGGGTTGATACCCACCTAATTCAGTTGTTTTAATCAGATTTGTTTTCTTCAAATCTTTTTGATAGACAATTACACGCTGTGTTTTACCAATACGATCAAATTCTTCAAATCTAACTCTACTCGTTGTGATGTCTTTAAATACTAATTGTTTACTATCGTATTCAAATTGGTTCAAAAATAAATGCCATTCTAATTGACGATCTAAAAATATTTGTTTTCTTATCGTTTGGTATTGACTAGCTGCGTAACTTATTAATAAAATACATATTACTAAAACATATAAAGAAACAATTGATTCTAATAGTGTAAACCCTTCTTCTTTAAGGGGTAATAATTTGGGTTGAGAGAATATCCATTTCCTTAGTTTGACCACCATAATGTATATGAATCCCTTTTCTTTGGCTTATCTCTGAAAGAGTAATAATATAATGGGTTTTTCCAGTTTGCCAAGTACTATCTAAATCTTGATTAAGCCCTATTTTCTGTGATTGCTCATAAGCAACCCTTGCTAAGTCAACCTCTGTCTTTTCTTTTTTTATTGTAACAAGTAAATTAGTTGTTAGTGGTAAATAAAAACTAATACAGAGTGTTAGAATCAAAAAAGCAACCAAACTTTCAAGTAAGATATATCCTTTTTGATCCTGTCCTTTATTCCCATCGATAACGCCCACTTCCTAGTTGAAAAATTAATCCATATCGTGTTCCATCTATATCAAAATATAATGTAGAAAAGCTCTGTAAGTTTCCGCTCTCACCATTAAATATATATTGCTTATTCGATGGTGTGGTAATATTTTCTGGTAATTCTAAATCATATTCTGAATAACTATTTTCTTTTGACATCGTTTTAAACGTGATCATATTAGTCCGAGCTGAAACCTCTATTATAGTCCATTTACCCGATAGTACAGCATAGTTTTGACTGGCTGTTATACCACTTTGTAATTCCTCAATAAATAATTGAGTCGTTGTATCCTTTATCATTCTTTTTGAAAATACTGTTGGAATAATAAGTAAAGTCGTTACTATGAATAAAACAATCAGCATCTCAAATAACAGTATTCCACTTGAATCTATTTTTTTCATGGAGCAGAATTTTTTACAGAGACTATACCATTAATCATTTGAAGTTTAGTATTGGCTTGTTTTACCTGCGTTACATTCAGATAATCCTTACTTTGTAGCATTTCAAAAGAAGTAGCTTTCGTACCAAGTTCCATTTCGTATAATTCAACTTGGGTTTGCACAACGGTTACTAGTGCTTCTGTTCCTTTAGTGTCTACTTTTTCTTTTTGGGTCACTACATTTGGAATAATTAATAACATTAAAATAGAAATAACAAAAAGGACTAAAACCATTTCAATTAGCGTGAAACCTTTCGTATTCAATTTTTTCAGTTTTTTCATTACATAATTTCCTCCATCATTGAGAAAGTTGGTAAGAGTAAAGCTAAATAGATACAAAGTATCAAAAAAGCAACAATTAAAAAAATAACTGGTTGAATCCAACTAAAGATTCTTTGTATCTGAAAGAGCATTCGATTTTGACAATCCTGCGCATAAAGGGCTAACTCACTTGCTAACTGGCTTGTTGCTTCTCCATGTAAAATAATCAATCCTAATTCTGGACTAAAAAAAGTTAATGGCTGCATCGATTCTTGGAAATTTTGTCCAGCTATTAGATTTGTTTCCATATATACAGCAACTTCTCTCATTAATTTTGTTGCTTCTTTCGATTGCATCAATTTAATGATTGTGTTCATTTGATATCCACTTTTCAATAATTGACTCCATTCATAGCTGAAAAAATGAGTATAGTAAAGTTTTAACATTGTATTCAAAAGTGGTATTTTCATAAAAAAAGCAGCTTTTTTTATCGCTGTCCATTTTTTTAATTTTCGTTGAAAAACAATAAATAATATTAGGAAAAGCAATAGGTTAACTCCTAGTACAATAGGAAAGTGTTGAATAAAAAGAATAGGAAATCGATTTAACCATGATAAATTTTGATCTGTCGTATCATAAAGTTCTTCAAAACTAGGCAATAAAACAATTCGCATAGCCATTAGAATACCCAACATAAATATCAATAAGATAAATGGGTATTGTAATAATTTTATTAATTCTTTTTTCTGTTTTTCTCTATCGGATAAGTACTTTCCACTTGAATTCAAGGCGAATGCAAAACGTCCATGAATCAAAGATAAATATATCTGTGAACAGACTCGCTCCGGAAATCCATGATTTCTAATCGCTTCATCAAAACGTTCTCCATTTTCTAACTGTTGAATAATCATTTGAATCCAAATGGCCTCTTTTGGCATTATTCTAGCTAAAAACGTTAAGGCTTCTCCCAGAGTAAATCCTTCTTGTACTAAAGATGATAATTTTATCAAAAATGACGCTTGAATAAAATAGGTCGTTTTCTTAAGGTATTTGATATTTTTGAAACGTTGTTGTAGTGATATAGCCATAAGCATAAGCCTTTCTGAGTAATCGATTAAAGGAACGGGGAGTATCTGTTTGTTGATTATTTAAAATAGATTCAGTAGATAAACAACTTTGCAATTCATTTTTTGTCAGAACTTCATAGATAACCGCTCTTTTTCCATACCCTTTGAAATGTGAACAAACAGCTAAGGTTTCTTCTTCACAAAAAAAACATCGTTTTGGAACTAGTTTCTGGAATATTATTCCTAAAAGGGTTTGTCTCAATTGGTCTATTGTTACACCTAATTCTAACAAGCGTGAAAGTACCCCTACTGCATTCTTAGCGTGAATCGTTGCAATAATTAAGTGCCCGGTTAAAGCTCCTCGTATTACCATTTTCGCAGTCTCTTCGTCTCTTATCTCACCAATAATCATTGTATCCGGATGATGCCTTAAACTAGATTTTAATAATGTCTCATAATAAATTCCTGCTTTTTCATTTACTTCAGTTTGTAAAAAAGATGTTTCTTCTATTTCCACTGGATCTTCAACCGTGATAACTTGTTGGCTACGTTCTGAATGATAATCTTTAATTAATTGATACATCGTTGTTGTTTTACCTGATCCGACTGGGCCAGAAAATAAAATGAGTCCACTTTTAAATCGAACTAATTCATTCATTTTAATTACTTCATTTTGAAAAAAAGTCGTGTATTTTAGAGAACCTGTATGCATTTTATTTAATAACCGAATAACTAATGATTCCTGACTTCTAAAATTGGAGATAGTAGAAAATCTCAAAGCTTGCTTACTCTCTTTCAGTGCCAGTTGTACGGAGCCACTTTGAGGTTTCCTACGTTCTCCTACATCCATTCCCGAAAGGTATTTGAAATAAGATATTAATCGATTAGCCTCTTTTGATTCCACTAAAGAATGTTTTTGCATCTCTCCACTAATTCTAAAAAAAAGAAAATAATGAGTTAGTTCTGGTAATAAATGAACATCACTAGCGCCTTTATTTCGTGCTTCTAAAATCAAGTTTTCAGCAAATTTTTCTATTTCCATTCTAATCGCCCTATTATAATGACTTTATTCAATCGTTAGCATTGAACTTAAGTTTCAGGCTTCCCTCCTTAACTTAATTTTATTTCTATCTTACTTGTGCCTCCTTTTTTAAGCTCTCTATTTTAATTATCTGCATTATTTTTGATTTTCATTTTTTATAAAAAAAAAGCCACCATTTCTTTATCAGAATCGATAAACTAAACGGTGACTTTTTACTATAAATCACTTAAAACATTCAATTTTATTATCATTCAGCATTATGAAAAACTTCCGAAACATCATCATCGTCTTCAAGCTTATCTAGCATTTGCTCAAAAATTCCTTGTTTATCTTCAGGTAATTCAACCATTGTTTGTGGAATCATTGTTACCTCTGCTTTTGCTAAAATATATCCTTCACTTTCTAAAAAATCACGTACTTCTGGAAAATCTGAAGGATCAGTATAAATTTCAAAAGCTTCCTCTGAGGCTTCCATTTCCTCACCACCAGCTTCTAATACGCTCATAAGCATTGTATCTTCATCAACGTCTAAACCTTCTCGTTCGATAGCTATATAGCCTTTGCGTTCAAACATATAGCTAACAGAACCTTTTTCGCCAATAGCTCCGCCGTTTTTATTGAAAGCAACTCGTACGTTTGTTCCTGTACGGTTTATGTTATCAGTTAAAGAGTGGACTAAAACTGCTACCCCATTAGGACCATAACCCTCATAAGTTACTTCATCATAATTTTCGCTTTCAGCGGTACTACTACCTTTTTAATAGCACGATCAATATTCTCGTTCGGCATGTTACTAGACTTGGCTTTATCCATTACCATACGCAATGAAGGGTTCATATTCGGGTCAGGTCCACCTTTTTTAACAGCCATATAAATTTCTCTAGATATTTTTTGAAAAATTTTTCCACGCTTTGAATCTTGTGCATTTTTTCGTCCTTGGATATTATTCCATTTTGAATGTCCTGACATCCAACTCCCTCATTTCATTGTTTATTTAGGCAAGTAAGCCTTGTTTATTCTACCAAAAAACGACTGTCTGAGCAATCTTTTCTAGTACGTGTTTTTTCTTAGTAACCTTTCTCTTCATTGCCGTTATCTTTTCTTGCTTTTATAATTCCTTTTTTTGTGGTTTCTCTTGTGGAAAGTAAAAAATAGTAACGCTAAAATAATCCCTGTAGCTGCACCAATACTATCTAGTTGAATGTCTTGTAATAAAGGTGTTCTATTTGGAGTAATGCCTTGATGAAATTCATCTATAGCGGCGTACCCGGTCGCTAGTAACCAAGAAATAAACACTGTTAGAGCTGTACTCGTTAGTTTATTTTTTAATCCTAAAAACCAAAATAGTCCTAAAAGAAAATAAATCACAAAATGAGCAGCTTTACGAATAAAAAATTCAACAAATTTACTATAACCCAGTGTAGAAATACTTATTTCACTATCTGCGTAACTAAATTGAATCGTACTTAATAGATTTTTCATAGGTTCTTTAGCTAATAATTGATCTAATGTAGATGTGATAGATTGCTCCTCATAGGGTTGAGATGAGCTATAAAAAAGAATACCCATAATGACTAGTGCTAATAAAATATAACTATTATCTCTTGTTGTTGAACGCATATTCACACTCCTTTTCCTAAATCGTTTTAACTCCATAATATTTTAAAATTTCGTTTTATTCAGTATCACTAGTGTTGCATGAAACATTATGTATTTCACAAATTTGTTTATATTATTCCAATATGCAAAAAAGTCCTTTATACTGAACTCAGATGACTCATCCAAGACCAATAAAAAGGACCTAACACATGGATAAGTATAAAACAAATTCTGCTTTTAATAAATGGTTTTCTTCCATTAAGCTAAATCTTTTACCAAGCCCTATTCAAAAAAAGATTGTTGACTTTGATAAATACCATAAGAAACTTAGTTTCTTCCAAGCTCTTCAACTTTTTCTTCATGGAATCAATGACGAAAAAGAAAGTCTTAGAGAGATGGATGCGGCTTTTGTTTCGAAAGAACTTCAAAAAGAAATGGGTATGACTAGTATCAGTTATTCTCAGCTCTCTAGAACTCTCTCAAAAATAGATTCAGAGATTCTTTTAGCCATTTTTAGTCAGCTAGTTAGTCAGGCTAAAAATAAAAGGCCCGTAACGAAACGAAATAGTCTCTACCTAATTGATTCTTCGACGTTTTCACTTAACCAAAACCTTTATCAATGGGCTGATTTTCGTAAAACAAAATCAGGAGTTAAGCTTCACTTAAAACTCTGCTTTATGGATAATGACCATCTTTACCCAGATGAATTTACACTGACTAACGCCGTCGAGCACGATACAAATCAGTTAGAAGTATTGGTTAATCAACCTGAAGCGACTTATGTGTTTGATCGCGGTTACCTTGATTTTGAACGATTAGATACGATGCACTCGCAGGGCTACTTCTTTGTGACAAGAATCAAAAAGAATACAAAAGTTCATGTTTTAGAACCATTAGTAGCTTTCAAGAGTGAGTCCGTTATCAGCGACCAAATGGTCGCATTAGGTGCTCAGAACCATCTAACGTCCAGATTTCGTTTAGTAACCGTTCAAGACAAAAAGGGGAAAACTCTCCAGTTTATTACCAATCGTTTTGACTGCTCCTCTACTGACATTGCAGAAATGTACAAAGCACGTTGGCAAATAGAGCTGTTTTTCAAGCATATTAAACAACATATGACGATTAAAAAGTTTTTTTCGAGAAGTGAAAAAGGGGTTGTCAATCAGCTGATTTTAGCCATGATTGCCAGTTTATTAACCTATTTGATTAAGTTAAAAACAAAAAGTAAACAGTCTGTTTTCCAAATCAAACGATTTTTTCGTTATCTGTTATTTCAACCGGCAGAAGAATGGTTTAATCTTTTGATACCGACTTAGACCCTTAAAGAAAGGGTGTCCGTTGGTAATGGAATCAGTTGAATAAGCAAAATTTTCTGGAAATAGTCATCTTTTGCGTAAGCACTCCCTTTTTTTGCCTTTTTTCAGAAAAACAAGAAATGAGGTCAAATTAAGCTATGTTTATGCAACACTAGTGATTCAGTATATCAAAATACAGTTATTTCTGCTAAAAAAATTTAGCTACGTATAGAAGTTACTCTGTTAGCGTGATTTCTCCTTGTATATTAAAGAACGTGGAGTAATTTTGTTGCCATACTAAAATAAATCATCAAACCCATTGCGTCATTAATCGTTGTAATAAAAGGACCAGAAGCAATAGCAGGATCAATATTTAGTTTGTTAATTAGAAAAGGGATGACAGCACCTACTACAGTAGATAAGCTTAAGGTTATAAAAAGCGAAAAGGCAATAATAAATGCTAAAATCAGATTTTGATAAAAAATCCCTGCTACGAGTGACAAAACGATTCCGGCAGTCATCCCTATCATCATTCCGGCTAATAATTCTTTTAATATATTTTCCCAAAATTCTTTTTTCGTTCTTTTTCCTCCCATAGAAATATTTCGGACTGCTACTGCCAAGGATTGTGTCCCTACATTTCCAGCTGAGTCCATAATGACTGGAATAAAAGCCGCAAGTACAACAACTTGACTTAGTGTTTCTTCAAAAGAGTTGATTAAAGAAGCACTAATCATTCCCAAGAAAACGAGGATGATAATCCAAGGCATCCTAACTCGAGCCATTTGCCAAGCACTTTCTTCTCCTCTTTCCATTTTATTTTTAGTCTTTCGAATCGCAGAAAACTCATTAAAATCTTCTGTCGTTTCTTCAACTAAAATATCCATCACATCATCAACCGTTACAATTCCTAACATGACATCTTCGTCATTTAAAACAGGTACTGCTAATAAATCATAATCTTGAATCATACGCGCAACTGCTTCTTGGTCATCATTTACTCTTACAAAGGTTAGTTGAGTGAGCATAACATCTTGGACTATTGTATCTTCTGGATGAATAATCATGTCACGCAAAGACAAAATCCCTGTCAATCTACTTTCTTTATCTAAAACATAAATATAATAGACCATTTCTGTTTCTTTAGCAAAGGTACGTACCATATTTACGGTTTGTTGTACTGTATTTTCAACATAAACACTAATAAATCCTTTGGTCATGATAGAACCAGCCGTCTCTGGTTCATAGGCTAGCATTTCTTCTACTTTACTTCTTTCTGCTGAATTTAACTCGCTTAAAAGAGCTAGTCTTTCTTTTTCATCTCGATAAGATAAAAAACTTACTACATTATCTATTTTCATATAATAGAATAAGTTCGCAACATACTCTGCTGAAAAAGCTTCATAGGCTTCTGTTTGATCAGCAGAATCCATCCATTCAAATAGCTCTGCAAATTCTGCTGGTTCTAAAAAACTTTCTACTTTTTTTCTATTTTCAGGATAAAGAAGATGAAAAAGTTCTACTTGATCATTTATATGAAGCTTTAAGAATAATTCTCTGAACTTTTTACGATTATTCTTCTCTGTAGCTTTAAATATTTCTTCATAATACTTATTTTTTTGATCATCCATTTTTTTCACCAAATCATTCCTCCCAAAAAACACATTTTTTTATAGTCATTATAACGGCATAAAGAATTTTTTTATTTTTATAAAATTAATCACTAGTGTTGCATAAATATAGTTTAACTGACCTAATTTTTAATTTTTCTAAAAAAAGGCAAAAAAAGGGAGTGCTTGCGCAAAAGATGACTAACTTCAGAAAAATTTGCTTATTCAACTGAGTCCATTATCGACTGATATCCTTCCTTTAAGGATATCAGTCGATATCAAAAGGGTAAACCATTCTTCTGCTGGTTCAAATAACAGACAATGAAAAAATCGTTTGATTTGGAAAACAGACTATTTATTTTTTGTTCTTAACTTAATCAAATAGGTTAATAAGCTAGTAATCATGGTTAAAACCAATTGATTGACAACCCCTTTTTCACCTCTCGAAAAAAACTTTTTAATCGTCATATGTTGTTTAATAGGATTGAAGAACAGCGTTATTTGCTAACGTGCTTTACACGTTTCTGCAATGTCAGT from Carnobacterium iners includes these protein-coding regions:
- the mgtE gene encoding magnesium transporter yields the protein MKKMDDQKNKYYEEIFKATEKNNRKKFRELFLKLHINDQVELFHLLYPENRKKVESFLEPAEFAELFEWMDSADQTEAYEAFSAEYVANLFYYMKIDNVVSFLSYRDEKERLALLSELNSAERSKVEEMLAYEPETAGSIMTKGFISVYVENTVQQTVNMVRTFAKETEMVYYIYVLDKESRLTGILSLRDMIIHPEDTIVQDVMLTQLTFVRVNDDQEAVARMIQDYDLLAVPVLNDEDVMLGIVTVDDVMDILVEETTEDFNEFSAIRKTKNKMERGEESAWQMARVRMPWIIILVFLGMISASLINSFEETLSQVVVLAAFIPVIMDSAGNVGTQSLAVAVRNISMGGKRTKKEFWENILKELLAGMMIGMTAGIVLSLVAGIFYQNLILAFIIAFSLFITLSLSTVVGAVIPFLINKLNIDPAIASGPFITTINDAMGLMIYFSMATKLLHVL